The following nucleotide sequence is from Gadus macrocephalus chromosome 18, ASM3116895v1.
ttgttttgtttttttgttttgttttgtcttgtttttgttttatttatttcttattgcttatgtttatttatttattttattttattttttttccacaatgtcttgttttttaaaaaatgtatgatgactatatgctctgtaaggtgaccttgggtgtcttgaaaggcgcctctaaatgaaatgtattattattattattattatatcttcTGTCTCCGTAGAGACAGAAGATGTGTGATTATTAGGTGTCGCACTGAAATTATAGTTGGTTGAGTGGACACCCACTTAAAAATGCAaagttttaaatgtatttattctatGCAAACTTTATTATAGTTAAAAtcttcccttcttttctctttttttctcactTTCACATGCCATGAGTTTCCCCTATGGGATTAAATAGTTGATCATGTCTAGTGCACTGATAACATGTAGGGATACCTAGATTGACCATTGatggtgtgtgtattagtgATGCGCAGTTATGGTATTTTCTCACCCTTAAACTGCTCCCGACCGCTACTCAAACCGCCATTTGTAAACAGAAGAAAACGACGACCAGGTCTGCTTCCCAACACGCTATTAAAAATGATGTCTGTCCCCTGGCGACCCTGCTGGGCCTTCTGCCATTTTTTCTGAGGCTTACATAAATAATAGTCAATGTTTGACTTCATTGCATGTTATGTGATTTTAACGTAAATAGGGAAAGCTTCTTATCAGGAAAAATACCAATACCAAATATTTAGGATAACATACAAGAACTAGCTGATAGAAAGAAATGAAGAAGCTGATTTGAACTTACTAGCTATCGCAAATCACAGTGCTTGACATTAGGATGCTTGATTGCTTCATTGACAATTCCAGGGATCTCCGTGGCAACAACCTGGTGTGCGACTGTAAGCTGAAGTGGCTGGTGGAGTGGATGTTGCACACCAACGCCACCATGGACCAGATCTCGTGCAGCGGACCCTCCAGCCACCAAGACCAGAAGATCAACGACCTCGCGGCCGCCTCCTTCGACTGCATCAAAGCAGGTCGGCCCTCCCTTTCCGcgtccacccatccatccatctttaaTCTAACGCCCCTGTCACACCTTGACGATTTGGAAAACTACGCATCCTACATTTATAAAAGACAAATAGGGAAACGCTGGCATATGCTGGaataataaaatagaatattcatatacagtacataccgTGTTCATAACGATTTTAACGTTAACATAACACATGAGTAACTATATACCTACATCCCTTCCCCTACCCATCCATTAATTTATcatccatgcatgcatgcattcagtCAATTATCCATCCCTCTTTCCATcccatctatctgtctatccatctatctgtctatccctctatctgtctattaatccatctatctatccctctgtctatccatctatccatctatccacccatctgtctatccatctatctgtctatccgtctatctgtctatccacTGTCCTATCTGTCTATCCACTGTCCTATCTGTATATCCACTGTCCTATCTGTATATCCACTGTCCTATCTGTCTATCCACTGTCCTATCTGTCTATCCACTGTCCTATCTGTATATCCACTGTCCTATCTGTATATCCACTGTCCTATCTGTATATCCACTGTCCTATCTGTATATCCACTGTCCTATCTGTATATCCACTGTcctatctgtctatccatctatctttctTATTACCTATCTGTCCCTCCATCCATTTGTTCATTAAGACATTATCCAAGCATTGATGCATTTGTTATTCAGCCTGTATTGATTGTCAGTAAAATGTTGTTGTTATCTTGATGCTATCATTGTTATCTTATCTCACCATCTCAATGTTATCCCGACGTCCTCCAGAGTTTGCCGCCTACCAGGCGCTGAAGTTCGAGTCGATCTCGGTGGAGGCGTTCTCCTTCGGCGGGGAGCAGTTTGTGGTGTTCGCTCAGCCTTTCGCCGGGACGTGCAGCTTCCTGGAGTGGGACCACGTGGAGATGAACTTCAGGATCTACGACACCATCGAAGGTCTCTTAGAAAGCACTACAATGTAGCACAAGTCGGGCGGCATGTGGAGGTGAAGCGGGTTGGCTAGCAACCAAAAGGTtggtagttcgatccccggctcctcctggccgagtgccgaggtgtccctgagcaagacgcctcaccctgactgcccctgacgagttggctgtcgccctgcatggtcgAATCCAGACGCTATCTCAGCAGCTTAACTAATATATAATAATCTCTCCCTTCCTGTCcgtctctccctacctctctcaccacccctccctgtctctctctccctacctctctcaccacccctccctgtctctctctccctacctctctctttacgcccccctctctctcccaggtacCTCCATCGTGGTGTGCAAGCCCATGGTGATCGACGGCGCTCTCTTTGTCGTCGTGGCGCAGCTTTTCGGCGGCTCTCACATCTACAAGCGCGACACGTCAGCCAACCGCTTCATCAAGATCCAGGACATCGACATCCTGAAGATCCGCAAGCCCAACGACGTGGAGGCCTTCAGGGTGGACGGCGAGTTCTTCTTCGTCATCGCCGACAGCTCCAAGGTGGTGGAGAAGTTTCATATTTCTGTTGTCTTTGATGTATTTTTGTTAAAAGAAACAGGGCACCATTCTTTCAACTGAAAGGGTCAACGCTGGCCATCACCTCGTGGTGTCCACTTATTTGAAAGACCCCCACTCTACCCCCGCCCTACAAGGGACATTTGTGGGAAGCACAGTGAAGATGTTGGACAGTTTGACAACTGATGAGCGCGTCCATTACTTATTAAGATCTTTCTGGCTAACACCATGGTTGCTGGAACCATGCTGGCTAACGACCGATTGTGTCATCATATTTCAATACAATGAGAAAAGTGTCCCACGTTCAAAATtaggtaaaataaataatgctaGCATGAAACGGCTGAAAAACTAACGGattcaaacaaaataaaaccaagCTCTTTGACCTCCTGGCAGGCCGGTTCCACCACAGTCTACAAGTGGAACGGCAACGGCTTCTACTCGCACCAGTCACTGCACCCGTGGTACCGCGACACGGACGTGGAGTACGTGGAGATCTCCAACAAGGCCCACCTCATCCTGTCCAGCAGCTCCCAGCGGCCCGTGGTGTACCAGTGGAACCGCGGCCACAAGCGCTTCGACCGCCGCACGGACATCCCCGAGATGGAGGACGTCTTCTCCGTCAAACACTTCCGCATCAAAGGTCAGACTTTGGTTGCATCGGCAAATAAAAACGACGTGTTACGCACCACCTGCTTTTGGGATGTATACTCCGGTATAGTAAGCCACTTCTGATAAAAGGgccaaatatatattatatcaacaCGTAATACCCTACATATCCTATATTATTAATCGAATACGGACACATTCTGTTCACAGCTTCTTACTATGTGGGGCCATATTCTGTTCCAAAAAGAGTTGAGGTGGAAATAAATGGAACAGAAATGAAGACGGAGTTCCACATGATATTATGCAGAACTCTATGTTGAGAATAACTTTTAACCCCTTCTAAACCCATAGCCATCCTAACCCACTGCCAGAGAATAATCCAGAGTTCCCGCCCACAAAAATCCAGAATAATAATTGTAGTTCCTTTAATTTTTTGAAAGAGTTAAACTTCCATTATATCTTCCCCCCCTCAAACACCCTGGCAGAAAAACCGCTGACTCCCAGCATGGCCCCGCCGTCTCTCCGGCCCCAGGCCGTGTGTTTCCTAAAGACAAATTCTCTGGGGTCCGTATCCAATGCATTAACCAGTGTTTTTTATCTCCTGGAAGGTGAGGTCTTTATCTGCCTGACAAGATTCATTGGCGACTCCAAGGTGATGCGTTGGGACGGCGCCATGTTCAAAGAGGTCCAGACCTTCCCGTCCCGAGGCTCAATGGTCTTCCAGCCCGTTGCCGTCGGCAACTGGCAGTACGCCATCTTGGGCAGTGATTACTCACTGACGCAGGTCTACCAGTGGGACTCCGTGAGGGGCCAGTTCGTCCACTCGCAGGAGCTGAACATCCAGGCCCCTCGCGCCTTCGCCACCGTCGCCGTTGACAACCGCCACTTCCTGCTGTCATCCAGCTTCAAGGGGAAGACCCAGATTTACCAGCACCTCATGATCGATCTCAGCGACTGATCGCTATGAGTTGATATGTTTACCGCTGGGGTAAGTGTGTGTATAAGATGTTTTGTTCTTAGATTGAATGAAATGTCGAATGGATCGTTTGAATCTCCCTTTCACGGTGAGCGTTTCAGCAATTCACATTTTCTAAGCAAATATGGTGCAATTTCTCTTTGGTCTGTATAACTGCTTTCTGATTTGGTGACAgcttattttttaataaaaattgCGAACCGACTATCTTGCAGGAAAGGAGAGATTTAAAGCACTTTTTGCAGCCCGTGTTAGCTCCCTATAGAAACATTGAAACCATATCAATATAGAGCTTTTTAGTAACCATGGCAGGTAGGTAGCCGAGTTGTCTTATAATGCACATACATATAGTGATATAGTCACATTAATCTCTAAAGGCAAACCGTAGTATCTGCACATTATGGGAAAATTCTCATACAATGTAATAAGATGATGTAGAAGAGGTTAATACGTGATCTTTGTTTTACTGAATTGAAGTGGATTTTCCAACAAAATACTTCTGTGTCTCTTTTAATCTCataatctacattttttaacaTTCAGACCTCTAAATTAAGTGATTAAAACCAAATAGAATAATACTTATTTTCAAGGCATCTGTATCGAGACACCAGTTACTGCACAATGCCGTTGTACAGTCTTTGTATTTTTGGGGTCATGGGTCAAAATTATTTGGGATTTCATTTTTTGTGATCAAAATGCTGATTGAATCGTTGTTTAGTTATTGTCTTTCTTCTCATCTACCTACAACACAAAACTTCTGTGTCGCTGTTGATGCAGATACTGCAGTTTGCATTTGTAGGGCAGTATAGCTATTATAGGCAGACGTTGTATTCGTAGGGCTAACAACTGGTGTATCTCATTAAGTCAATTATTACTCTGTATAGGCTTGCCGAAACAGTATATAGTGCTCACAATAACATCATGAGATACACCTGTGTTCGCCCTACTATTAAACCTCTGTGATGAGGCCTATTTAGTCAACATATTTGACCATAAATATTTCTGATTTTGTGTGATAATGATTATTTAGTTATTATTTGGACCGGGACAGGATCAAATATCCTGTGTGACATATTTTCACACATATGTCCAACCTAGTCTCCAAATGTTAAATCACAGTTTAAGGAGAAATACACAACATTCGGCATTCGATTTTGAAACAAATCTCAAATAATCTTGCAGTAAATTTGCATTAAGTAGTGgcatttatatgtatttattaatgtGTTTGCTCGTTGTCTAAGACCAGACAAGGAGCTTGAATTTAGAACAAACAATCATTAAAACAAtctcagaaaaaaatatttacaggaAGTTTTTCTAAATAACAACCAAGAAaactaaaagtaaataaaataacttGTATTTTATTAGTAAATTTGGATTTTCATCCTGACTGGAGGCTGTACTGTAGATGGCACCTTTGATCAAGTACCATAATCAATTATTTAAATCCTACACAAATATATACTCAACATGGAGCTTATTCTGTCAATAGGTTCTGGGCAAACATCTTGACCTGTTTCTGAACAGACTTCCAACCTAAAGAAATATTGGCTAACTGTCATGGAAATGATTTAGCAGTGGCGGACAAGTATTCCTATCCTAATGTAGTGGACATATAAATACCCTATCCTAAAAACCTTTGACACAATTAATGCTTGCGtatcaaaagtaaaaaatactAATATTGTAACCCCCATGTTTTGGTATGAAGTCACATtctatttttttatgcaaagtAAGCCCTGTCGGTCAAGGATCCTATTTTGGTTCACCTATAATAGTATGTATAAGGGTTTTTATTTTAACTGAATACAGGCCAATCCCGTTTTTATTTTAACTGAATATAGGCCAATCCCTTGTACAAATATTTTCTTTGACATGTTGTGGATTAAAAAAGTATTTCCCTAAATCCTTATGAAATTGAATT
It contains:
- the lgi1b gene encoding leucine-rich glioma-inactivated protein 1b; this translates as MIYIFFLSSLFTANSFDFIDEDAFQGLPHLEYLFIENNKIEAISPNAFRGLKTLIHLSLAYNNLETLPKDVFKGMDALSKVDLRGNNLVCDCKLKWLVEWMLHTNATMDQISCSGPSSHQDQKINDLAAASFDCIKAEFAAYQALKFESISVEAFSFGGEQFVVFAQPFAGTCSFLEWDHVEMNFRIYDTIEGTSIVVCKPMVIDGALFVVVAQLFGGSHIYKRDTSANRFIKIQDIDILKIRKPNDVEAFRVDGEFFFVIADSSKAGSTTVYKWNGNGFYSHQSLHPWYRDTDVEYVEISNKAHLILSSSSQRPVVYQWNRGHKRFDRRTDIPEMEDVFSVKHFRIKGEVFICLTRFIGDSKVMRWDGAMFKEVQTFPSRGSMVFQPVAVGNWQYAILGSDYSLTQVYQWDSVRGQFVHSQELNIQAPRAFATVAVDNRHFLLSSSFKGKTQIYQHLMIDLSD